Within Bacteroidota bacterium, the genomic segment TAAAGCTTGCGTAGATTTAATTTCTTTTTGATTTCCTCGGATGATTGAAAATAAAAATATTCCATTATCATCGTGAATATTTAGATCATTAGGTTCAACAGATATTGCATAATTCTCATTAAGTGCTGCACTACTAATAAAATTTGGGATTAAATATTCATTATGGTATTCATACTCATTTTTCACTAAAAGAGCTACTATCAATCTAATATCATTAATTTTTTTCTGAGAAATTTTATACCAGCCATTGGATAGTTTCACAATGGGTTGTTCATCTCGAGCGATAATACCTGATGGATCAATTAAATTTGACGACCAATAAATCAATGAATCTTTCTCAAAAAGATAAACCATTCCATTGATTGTGTTTAATTGAGCTGACCAATCCTCAGATGATTTTATCTGATTATTTAAATACGCTTCAAGTATCTCATCCGCAATCTTGTTTAAAACCTCACCTTTTTCATGTATTTCTTTCTCAAAAAGCTTTTTTATATGTTTATCGGATTGCTGTTCATTAAATGAAAACATCAATAAAAACAACACTATTGCTGAACAAAGTGTACTTATCAGGTGAACCCAAAAGGAGCGTCTAGCAACATTCTTGTTTTTCATTAAGGATTCCATAATCTAGATCTAACGATACTTTATTTAATAAAATAAATTAGACTCGAATAATTCATATCAGATTTTGCATGCATATTGGATCTTAGCCCATTTACTATTGCTTTAACTTTAGCTAAAACTGACTTACCCTCACTTAGCATACTCACATAATAAGCATCGTACTTCATTGGGTGAATACTAACAATACTCATACCAAATTTGCCAAATAATTTCTCAATTGTTTTAGGATTGAAATGATACAAATGCCTTGGCACATCATAAGCTGCCCAATTCTCCTTATATTTTATTGCATCCCAGGAATCAATATTCGGGACCGCCACTACTAGAATTCCATCAATATTTAGGGTAGACTTCAATTTTGGGATTACAAATTCGATGTCATGCAAATGTTCAAGTACATGCCATAAGGTGATTACATCAAATTTTCGCTCAGTAATTGTGGTCCAGAATTCAGGAGCTTCAACACTTAAACCCAATTTCTTGCTTACAGCTCTTGCATCACTATTTGGCTCTATCCCACTAGCTAACCAACCTTGGCTACTTGCGTACTTAATAAATAAGCCTGCTCCACAACCATAATCTAAAAGTGTTCCTCGTACTTTAGTAACCTTATGAATAAGGTTCAATTTATTCTTAATATTTATATTTCTTACAATATTGTAAATTCCTGAAATAATTGACTTATTGTCATCACTATGAGAATAATAATCTTCTGATTTATAATATGGAGGTATTTCTTCAATTGTTGGTCGAGGATTTGTAAAAACAAAACCACAATTTTTACATTGAGTTAATATAAACTCTTCTTTTGTAACTAAATAATCTCTGCATTTTAAGTAAATCATATTCTGATCTGAGTCACAAATCAAGCAATTTTTAAGTTTTTCCATACGCTAACGTTTCACGTGAAACAATTTTCATTTTCCATTATGTATTGCCAAAACAGAAATATCTGATGGCGAAACACCGCTAATACGAGCTGCTTGGCCAATAGTAGTTGGTTTAATTCTATTCAGTTTTTCTCGAGCCTCATAAGATAAAGCTTTTATTTTATGATAATCAAAGTCAGTATCCAGCTTCATCTTTTCAAACTTCTCAAATCTATCAGCCAATTCCTTTTCTTTAACGATATAACCTTCATATTTAATTAGGATTTCTATTGATTCTATCAATGCTGGATCTAAATTTTCATATTTAATCACTATATCGTTTGCTTTTTTACTATGTTCAATTAATTCAGGTAAATTGACTTGAGGGCGTAAAACAAGTGTTGCAATTTTTGTCTTTTGTGTAATAATGTTTGTATCCTTCGATATGAGATATGGATTTATATCGTCAGGATCAAGGCTTACATTCTTTAATTTATTAATAATCTCAGCTATTTTTTCATTCTTATTATTTACAGCCTCCATTCTTTGCTCATCAGCTAAACCAATTTTATAACTTCTTTCTGTCAATCTGATGTCTGCATTATCCTGCCTAAGCAATAAACGATACTCAGCCCTTGATGTAAACATCCTATAGGGCTCATCTACACCTTTTGTAATTAAATCATCAATTAACACCCCAATATAGGAATCTGATCTCTTTAAGATGAAAGGCTCTTTTTCACAAGTGAGCTGGTGTGCATTTATGCCCGCGATTATCCCTTGTGAAGCGGCCTCTTCATAACCGGTTGTTCCATTTATTTGTCCTGCAAAAAACAAATTTGCAATCAATTTTGTTTCTAAAGTATATTTTAACTGAATAGGTGGGAAATAATCATATTCAATAGCGTAACCTGGTCTAAATATTTTTGCATTTTCAAATCCCGGAATTTTTTTGAGAGCTTTATATTGGATATGATCTGGTAATGACGATGAAAACCCATTCACATAATATTCAATCGTATTCCACCCTTCAGGTTCAATAAATAATTGATGTCTATCTTTATCAGAAAATCGATCAATTTTGTCTTCTATGGAAGGGCAATATCTTGGCCCAATTCCCAGAATCCTCCCACTAAACATTGGGGATTCATGAAAGCCATGTCTTAGTGTATCATGAACAGAAGTATTTGTGTAGGTAAGATAACAACTTCTTTGTTTTTGAAGTTTTGGAGTGTTGGTGAATGAAAACTTACCTGGAATCTCATCCCCCTTTTGTTCTTCCATTTTCTCAAAATCAAGGGATCTTCCATCTACACGAACAGGAGTTCCGGTTTTCATTCTACTTGATTCAAATCCCATCTTTATCAACGATTCAGTTAACCCAACTGAAGCTCTTTCTCCTATTCTACCGCCACCAAAAGTTTTTGTTCCAATATGAATTTTGCCATTTAGAAATGTACCATTGGTCAGAATGACAGCCAATGCATTAATCACTTGACCCATTCCTGTCTTAACGCCTACTATACGATTATCCTTTTCAATTATCTCTGTAACCATATCCTGCCAAAATTCTAAATTTGGTTGGTTTTCTAATATCTCTCTCCATTTTCTTGAAAAAAGCATACGATCACTTTGTGCCCTTGGGCTCCACATAGCAGGACCCTTCGATTTGTTCAACATACGGAATTGAATCATTGTATGATCTGTAACGATTCCTGAATATCCTCCTAATGCATCAATTTCACGAACTATTTGGCCTTTAGCGATACCACCCATCGCAGGATTACATGACATCTGAGCCATGTTCTCCATATTCATTGTAATTAATAGGACGGAAGATCCCAAATTCGCAGCTGCAGCTGCGGCCTCGCAACCTGCATGCCCGGCTCCAACAACAATAATATCGTATTTTTTAAACATAATTATGTTCCACGTGAAACTTTATAACTTTTTTCAAAGTTATATATATGACTTTACAAATCCTAAATTTTAGTCTATCCGTTGCCTATTAAGAAACTATGCAACATTTTCTTTTAGAATATATCAGATATTAATCTTATTTATTTACACTATAACCACTATTAGGGAAAACCTTAAAGTTAAAATATGCAATTTTGTGGAGGGATAATTCTTATTACACTTTATCTAAATAAGCGTCTTCTAGTTCACTCATTAATTTCCTAGCAATCGCACTTTTATCAGAATATCCTATTAAATGAAGTAGCCCATGAATCAATAACCTTCTAACTTCTTTTGTTGTTGTTTGCTTATACAATACTGCATTTTCCTTAGCTCTTTCAATACTGATAAAAACATCTCCGGACAGAATACCCTTATTTTCTGAATTATCAAATGTGATGACATCAGTCAAATAATTGTGCTTAAGATATTCTTTATTTATTTTTGATAGATAATTATCATCACAAAAAATAATATTTAGCTCCCCAATCTTTTTACTCTCAGAAGCAGCACATGCAATAAGCCAAAGCCGTATCTCTTTAATACCCTTTACTTTATATTCGATATTTTCGTAAAAAAAATAGATTTTCGGTACCAGAGTTTTCGTTATGCTCAATTTACTTTTAGTTGTTGATTTAAGTAATTATTAAGGTAATTTTTTCTATGTCTTGATAGTTTCTCTGCCACCCCTTCATTAATAAAAGTTAAAACAATCACTCGTTCTATACTATCAACAATTAAATCATCACATAAAGCATTTATCATAAAAAGAGAATTATCCGTCTCTGATCGGGTTTCAGTTAACAATTCCCGATCATTACTAAAAAGGGTAAGATCTAATTCATTTGAAAAGTCTTCAAAGACAAATGAGAATTCTTTTTGCTCGTTCTTGAAAGAGATTTTTACTCCCAAGTTCTTAGCTTCTATAATATTTACAACCTCCGAAACTGCGATAATCATGTTTCCCAGAAACGTATCATTAATATTGAACCCAACGCAAATATGCTCTACGAAACTTTCAATTCGATTTAGACTCTCGTTTCTATTTCTTAAAACAATTGTACTCATTTTTACTATAGCTTAAAAATTCCGAATAATTCTCTTGAATGTTGACTTATGTTTAAATTTTTAATATTTATATCAGTTTATACTATTTTTTTTTGATAGGGTTACTAATTTTTTTAAATTTTTCGCTAATGGAAACTCTTAAGGATTCA encodes:
- the mnmG gene encoding tRNA uridine-5-carboxymethylaminomethyl(34) synthesis enzyme MnmG; the protein is MFKKYDIIVVGAGHAGCEAAAAAANLGSSVLLITMNMENMAQMSCNPAMGGIAKGQIVREIDALGGYSGIVTDHTMIQFRMLNKSKGPAMWSPRAQSDRMLFSRKWREILENQPNLEFWQDMVTEIIEKDNRIVGVKTGMGQVINALAVILTNGTFLNGKIHIGTKTFGGGRIGERASVGLTESLIKMGFESSRMKTGTPVRVDGRSLDFEKMEEQKGDEIPGKFSFTNTPKLQKQRSCYLTYTNTSVHDTLRHGFHESPMFSGRILGIGPRYCPSIEDKIDRFSDKDRHQLFIEPEGWNTIEYYVNGFSSSLPDHIQYKALKKIPGFENAKIFRPGYAIEYDYFPPIQLKYTLETKLIANLFFAGQINGTTGYEEAASQGIIAGINAHQLTCEKEPFILKRSDSYIGVLIDDLITKGVDEPYRMFTSRAEYRLLLRQDNADIRLTERSYKIGLADEQRMEAVNNKNEKIAEIINKLKNVSLDPDDINPYLISKDTNIITQKTKIATLVLRPQVNLPELIEHSKKANDIVIKYENLDPALIESIEILIKYEGYIVKEKELADRFEKFEKMKLDTDFDYHKIKALSYEAREKLNRIKPTTIGQAARISGVSPSDISVLAIHNGK
- a CDS encoding ATP-binding protein, whose amino-acid sequence is MSTIVLRNRNESLNRIESFVEHICVGFNINDTFLGNMIIAVSEVVNIIEAKNLGVKISFKNEQKEFSFVFEDFSNELDLTLFSNDRELLTETRSETDNSLFMINALCDDLIVDSIERVIVLTFINEGVAEKLSRHRKNYLNNYLNQQLKVN
- a CDS encoding class I SAM-dependent methyltransferase, translating into MEKLKNCLICDSDQNMIYLKCRDYLVTKEEFILTQCKNCGFVFTNPRPTIEEIPPYYKSEDYYSHSDDNKSIISGIYNIVRNINIKNKLNLIHKVTKVRGTLLDYGCGAGLFIKYASSQGWLASGIEPNSDARAVSKKLGLSVEAPEFWTTITERKFDVITLWHVLEHLHDIEFVIPKLKSTLNIDGILVVAVPNIDSWDAIKYKENWAAYDVPRHLYHFNPKTIEKLFGKFGMSIVSIHPMKYDAYYVSMLSEGKSVLAKVKAIVNGLRSNMHAKSDMNYSSLIYFIK
- the ybeY gene encoding rRNA maturation RNase YbeY, with the translated sequence MVPKIYFFYENIEYKVKGIKEIRLWLIACAASESKKIGELNIIFCDDNYLSKINKEYLKHNYLTDVITFDNSENKGILSGDVFISIERAKENAVLYKQTTTKEVRRLLIHGLLHLIGYSDKSAIARKLMSELEDAYLDKV